The following are from one region of the Arachis duranensis cultivar V14167 chromosome 10, aradu.V14167.gnm2.J7QH, whole genome shotgun sequence genome:
- the LOC107469820 gene encoding uncharacterized protein LOC107469820: MIETFKKVEVTIPLFDAIHQVPRYAKFLKDLCMNKDRILELETIPLGSSISALMGALPEKCDDLGPCMVTCTVNGVQFLDCMCDLGACVSIMPLSVYRVLKLPPLKRSTARFVLADKSIITVMGVAEDILVNIKGLVFPIDFYVLEMPSSEPKRVSSILLGRPFLRTSRFKLDAYSGTYSFEIDGRVVSFSLEEAMKHPPENHSLFWCDPIDNIVAEVHLAKLDEKYMIEEANEDPSKANTTHYTNHPEIQTSNHDKKMELKPLPPHLKYSYLDEAHKLPVIIAKELTPQQEEKLLDVLRKNKRAIRLYRA, from the exons ATGATAGAAACGTTCAAAaaagttgaggtaaccatcCCCCTCTTTGATGCTATCCATCAAGTACCTAGATATGCAAAATTCCTCAAAGATCTATGCATGAACaaggatagaattcttgaattggAGACTATCCCATTGGGAAGTTCTATTTCCGCTTTGATGGGAGCATTGCCTGAAAAGTGTGATGATCTGGGCCCTTGCATGGTCACTTGCACCGTCAATGGAGTTCAATTCCTAGATTGCATGTGTGATCTTGGTGCATGTGTTAGCATTATGCCTCTCTCCGTCTACCGGGTATTGAAGTTACCACCATTAAAAAGGTCGACGGCAAGATTTGTTCTAGCGGACAAAAGCATAATAACCGTGATGGGTGTTGCGGAAGATATATTGGTGAATATCAAAGGGTTGGTGTTTCCGATTGACTTCTATGTCCTCGAGATGCCATCAAGTGAACCCAAGAGAGTCTCATCcatcctacttggaagaccatttttGAGGACTTCTAGATTCAAGCTAGATGCCTACTCGGGAACCTACTCATTTGAGATAGATGGGAGAGTCGTGAGTTTTAGCCTAGAAGAAGCAATGAAGCACCCACCGGAGAATCACTCTCTATTCTGGTGTGATCCAATCGACAACATTGTTGCCGAAGTGCACCTTGCAAAGTTGGATGAGAAGTACAtgattgaagaagcaaatgaagATCCAAGCAAAGCAAACACCACACACTATACAAACCATCCAGAAATTCAAACTTCAAATCATGACAAAAAGATGGAattgaagccactaccaccccACCTAAAGTACTCATATCTTGATGAAGCCCACAAGCTCCCCGTGATAATTGCAAAAGAGCTAacccctcaacaagaagaaaagttgCTAGATGTCTTGAGGAAAAATAAAAGGGCAATCAG gctttacagggcatga
- the LOC107469819 gene encoding uncharacterized protein LOC107469819, translating to MVAPRRVTLKTALINLLPKFHGLLVQDPIRHLKDFHRICSTTRREGSDEVAIGLFAFPFSPEDKAKEWFYTLSNEVTSDWDLLRRGFLDKFLPLEKMDRLRKEMSCIVQSETEPLYEYWERFCKLLDACPNHMIDTQVLLVYICQGMREQDRTLLDTSSNGSLSKYKTAEEAWQLIIDLAESNQHVRRRVNRPKTVNEVSTSSETTALTKSFSEMTSILKQLQLNQQQPQQQQQPYQHQPPPPPQQHNQQLVPQKVCGICSCYFHYTDECPSLQENNTLAATHNFYDRPNQGYYQGGNPNQGYPYQGGTYNQGSDNYNQNWRDNH from the coding sequence ATGGTCGCTCCAAGGAGAGTTACTCTCAAGACCGCTTTGATCAACCTCCTACctaagttccatggacttcttGTACAAGACCCTATTCGACATCTCAAAGATTTTCATCGTATATGCTCAACAACTAGACGAGAAGGATCCGATGAAGTTGCTATAGGGTTGTTTGCTTTTCCTTTCTCTCCTGAGGACAAGGCTAAAGAATGGTTCTACACTCTATCTAATGAAGTCACTTCGGATTGGGACTTGCTTAGAAGAGGgtttttggataaattcttgCCCCTGGAAAAGATGGATAGGCTAAGGAAGGAAATGTCATGCATTGTACAAAGTGAAACGGAACCACTATATGAGTATTGGGAACGGTTTTGTAAGCTACTAGACGCATGCCCTAATCACATGATTGACACTCAAGTGTTGCTTGTATACATATGCCAAGGGATGCGGGAACAAGATAGAACTCTCTTGGACACCTCTAGCAATGGTTCTTTGTCTAAATATAAAACAGCGGAAGAGGCATGGCAACTTATCATTGACTTAGCCGAATCCAATCAACATGTTAGACGAAGAGTCAACCGCCCAAAAACCGTGAATGAGGTATCAACTAGTAGCGAGACTACCGCTCTAACCAAATCCTTCAGCGAAATGACATCCATCCTAAAGCAACTCCAATTGAACCAACAACAAccgcaacaacaacaacaaccataTCAACATCAACCTCCACCACCCCCTCAACAACACAATCAACAATTGGTTCCTCAGAAAGTGTGTGGAATTTGTTCTTGCTATTTCCACTACACAGATGAGTGCCCAAGTCTTCAAGAAAACAACACTTTGGCAGCTACTCAcaatttctatgaccgcccaaaTCAAGGATACTACCAAGGCGGTAATCCTAACCAAGGGTACCCCTATCAAGGAGGAACCTACAATCAAGGGAGTGACAATTACAATCAAAATTGGAGGGACAATCATTAA